The sequence CTTTTTCAAAACGCTCGGTTACGCCGGCGCTGTACAGCACTTCGCTGGGGTTGATGCGTGCCAGCCAGGCGCCCAGCTCGTCGGCGCCGCATTCGGCCATATGGATGCGGCCTTGCGTCACGCTCAACCAGGCCAGGCCGCAGCGCTGGCGGCCTGCGGTGTGCAGGGCCAGCAGCATGGCTTCTTGCTTGTCGTTCAGCAGCTCGCTGTCGGTGATGGTGCCGGGCGTGACCACGCGCACCACCTTGCGCTCCACCGGGCCCTTGCCCACACCGACCTCGCCCACCTGTTCGCAAATCGCTACCGATTCGCCCATTTTGATGAGGCGGCCCAGATAGCTCTCCAGCGCATGAAACGGCACGCCGGCCATGGCCACCGGAAAGCCCGCCGACTGACCACGCGTGGTCTGGGTGATGTCCAGCAGGCGGGCGGCTTTTTCGGCGTCTTCCCAGAACAGCTCGTAGAAGTCGCCCATGCGGTAGAGCACCAGGGTGTCGGGGTAGTCCGCCTTGATCGCCAGATACTGCGCCATCATGGGCGTATGGGCCGACAGCGGCGCACTTTGGGGCGTGGCTGCGGGCGCAGGGGTTTCGTTCTGGGTGTCGGAAGAGGTGGGAGCCGGGCTGTGCAAAGTGGAATTCCTTGAGGACTTGCGCCCACCAAAAGGGCACGGGCCGGGGCCTCAAGATGAGGCGCTGGCCTGAACCGGGTGGGCGTGCGTCATGTGCCACGCGCAGCGCCAGGCCGCGCGTGGGGATCAGCCGGCCATTATCCCGGATGGCAATACCGGGGCGTTGCTGAGGATGTCTTGCGGACTGGCCGTGCTGAAGTGTGAGCCACTGCCTGGGCATTCCATGCTGTTGTGTTCTTGCGGCGGGACGGTTGGAATGTGATGCGCATTCCTATTCTCATTTTGGTCGCGAGCAAGCCATATTGAGACCGTGTAAGCATCTTGTGCATGTCTGATTGACACCGAATGGTCTCAAAATGAATTTCAAATGCGGGTACTTACTTTTCAGGAAAATGCCTTTTGAAGCCAGGCGATGGGCAGGGTTACGGCATAGTAATAATTGATTTGATTTTTTGGGATTTTTCCTAATACTCAGGCAGCTTGTTTGAAAGAATTAGGGATTAATTCGCAGAGAGGGTGAGTATTAGCTTCGGTGAAAAAATTGGTTTTGGGAAAAATCCTAAAGAAAACTGTAATCGAGTGTATAGCATTAGGGCTAATGTTTGATGAATATGTTTTTAGAACTTCTTCTTGAATGTATTCAAAGAGCATATACGCATCAATCGTCATTTAAAGTTTTCAAGGAGTCACCATGAAGTCCTATTTTCTGAAGCCTATTCTCTGTGCAGCTCTGTTGGCCGCTGGTGTGGCCCATGCTCAATCGGCCAGCACCAACACCGGCAGGGTGTATATGAAGGGGAAAATCATTGCCTCGACCTGTGAAGTGGTGGTGAACGGCCAGCCGGGTGCAAAAGATGCCACCGTGAACATGGGAACTTATGGTGTGGCTGATTTCAAAAAGGCGGGCGATCTGGTTGGCGGTTCCGGCATGGAAGGGCAGGTGAAATTCGAGCTGACCAATTGCCCGGAAGGCAAGAGTCAGGCGAAGCTGCAGTTGGAAGCAACGACAGTTTCAGGGGATAAATATACGATTAAGCTGGATGATGGTAGCAATAATGCAGGGAATGTCGGCATTCAGCTCTTTGATAAAAAAGAAATGGCCAACCCGCTGAGCCTGTCGCTGGTGCATAACTACCCGATTGATAAAGGGACGAATAAGGCCACCATCGAGTTGGTGGGTAAATATGTGAGTCTGGCGGACACCGTGACTCCAGGAGATGCGAATGGAAACTTTAACTATAAAATCAGCTACAATTGAAATAAGCAAAACACATGGTGTTTTAAAAACCATTCGTGTCTCACGGGGGCGGCAGGTGCCGCCCTTTTTCTTCACCAGGTTTTATTCATGCATTGGAGGAAATAACAAATGATTAAGAAAATATTGTTTCTCGTGGCTACTACCTGTGTTGGACTGAGCAATAGCTGGGCGGCGTTTTCTGTGGAAGCCACACGCCTGGTGTATGAAGAAAGCAATAAGAGTGAGCAAGTCACGGTGGCGAACAAGGGGGGGAAAAACTATCTGGTGCAGTCCTGGATAGAAGATGCCAGTGGAAAGCACACCATGGACTTCCTGGCGGTGGCGCCGCTGTTCAAGCTCAAGGGTGATTCCAAACAATCCATTCAGATCATTCGCAACAGCGCGCAGCCGACGGACAGGGAATCGCTGTACTGGATCAATATCAAGTTCGTGGAGCCAACTTCCAAGGACGGAGTCAATGTGCTGCGCTATTCCTTGGTCAATAGAATCAAGCTGCTCCACCGCCCCGATGTGCTGCGTGATGTGCAGGTCGCGGAAGAAGTGAAGAAGTTGAAGGTTGCGGTGGAAGGCAAACAACTGGTATTGGAAAATCCCAGTGCGGTATATATCAATACGAATAATATTTATGTGAATGAGCAAGCCGTGGAAAACCCCGGGTATATTGCTCCGCATAGCTCGGCGCGTATCGACTTGGAAGAGGCTCCAAAGTCGAAAAGCCTTGTGCGTGTGAACTACATCAATGACTATGGTGTGTCATTGAATCAGGAGTTTGGAATTCAGTGATTCATGAATATTTCAGCGAATGTGAATTTGTAATGTATACATAAATTCCTGCGCTGAGAAAGATAAACAGGTGTTTTGCGCGGCAGAATCAAGACCTAAAACACTCTGCGATTGAAGATAAATATTTATATCCACCCTGGCGGGTAGGGGAGGGGATGTTGGATTTCAAACTAAATAAATTGCAAGGTGCGGTGCTGCTCGCGTGTGCTGCAATGGCGAAGTTTGCCATGGCAGAGGATTACTACCATGCCGATCTGCTGCGCATTGGCGGCGAGGCATTGCAAACCGAGGAAAAAATTGCAGTCCTGGCAGATAACGAATTTCTGCCGGGTACTTATGAAGTCAGGCTGAACATCAACCGCAAGCTGGCCATGGTGCGCGAGGTGGATTTTGTGTTGTACCAAGGTCATGTCACCCCCTGCCTGAGCAAGGAGCTGCTGACAGAGCTTGGGCTGAAGCTGCACGATGCCGAAGAGTTTGCGTGGGAAGGCCAGTCTTGCGTGGACTCCAGCAAGCTCGACTATGTGGACTTCATTGTCAACTGGGAGAACCGTTCGCTGAATTTGACCGTGCCGCAGATTCATGTGGATGAAAAGCGCCTGCTGAAGGCCCAGGAAAAGCTGTGGGACAACGGTGTCAACCACTTTTCCATGAACTATGCTTTCTCCTCCTACACCACCCAGGACAGCTCCTCCAACCAGTATCTGAATCTGAGGCCTCGCGTAAATATCGGGGCCTGGCGCTTGCAAAATTATTCGGTCTGGACCAACCAATCGAGCTGGAACCACATCAACACCAGCGCATCTCGCAGCCTGGTGGCCATACGCAGCGAAGTATCGCTGGGCGACACCTATTCGTCGTCGTCCATGTTTGATTCGCTCAAGCTGCGGGGGATGTCGCTGCAAAGCAGTGAGCAGATGCGGTCTGCCAACGAGCGCGGCTATGTGCCGGCGATTTCGGGTATTGCCAATACCGATGCGCTGCTGACCGTGGTGCAAAACGGCAACATCATTTACCGGGCGAATGTGCCAGCGGGCCCGTATGCGATTACGGATTACTACCCCGCCAGCATGGGCGGCGATCTCACCGTCAGTTTGCGCGAGGCAGATGGTGAGGTGAAGACCTCGATTGTTCCCTACGCAGCCCTTCCCATCATGGAGAAGAAGGGGCGCTTTAAATACAGCTTCAGCAGCGGGCGCTTGCAAGAAGACACCGGGCCGGTGTCCAACCAGTATGTCAACCAGCTTGAGGTGGTCTATGGCCTGACGGAACAGCACACGGTCTACAGCGGCCTGCAGGTTTCGCAAAACTACAAGGCTGTGGTGTTGGGCGTTGGCTCCAACCTGGGCAGCTGGGGCGCGCTGGCCACCGACCTCACCCGCTCCTCCCATAAGCTGCCCGAGGGCCGGACTGAGTTGGGCAATGCCTTGAAGCTCAATTACGCCAAAGGCTTTGAGACGTCGACCATGCTGTCCATGACATATTCGCGCAGCCTGAACAATGGATTCGCCCGCTTTCGCTCGGCCGTGATGTCGCCGGATTCGGACCGTGAGAAGGCCCAGCTCAATCTGGCGTTGAGCCAGACATTGCCCAATGGCCTGGGTGGGCTTTCCATGAATATGTCGCGCTATGAGCACCAGAGCGGCCAGAGCACGCTCTCCTATAGCCTGGGCTACAACGGCTCGTACAAAAGCATCACCTATGGCGTGTATGTGAACAAGTACAGCAACGAGTGGAGCTTTGGCGGAAACACGGGCAGCTCGGTGTCGGTGACGGCCAGCATTCCCTTGTCATTGCTGACGGGCCAGACCCGAAGCAATACCTCGGTCAGCTATTCGGCCAGCCGCGACCAGAATCAGGATATGGACCAGAGCGTGCGCCTGAGCGGCACGGCCATGGACAACCAGCTTTCCTGGGGCGGTTACCAAGGTTATGGCAACCATGGCATGGGCGCTTATGGCGGGATGAGTGGGACTTACCGCAGCAATATGGGCGATGTGAATGCCAGCTACGCCTATGCCGGAGGCGGCAACCGCAACTGGGGTTTCGGTGCGGTGGGTGCCATGACGGTCACGCCGTACGGGGCCGTCATGTCGCGCTCGCTGCATGAATCCAATGCCCTGGTGGTGGTGCCCGATGCCAAGAATGTGCGGGTCAAAAACCAGGCATCGATTGAGACCAATCGCTGGGGTCTGGCCATTGTTCCGGGCATGGGCGCTTTTCGCAGCAACACCGTGTCGCTGTCGACCGACACCATTCCCGACAATGTGGAAATTGAAAACAACGTTGTGACCAATCTGTTCCCTACGAAGGGTGCGCTGATTTTGTCGCGTTTTGAGACCCGCCTGGGATACAAGGCCTTGTTCGTGGTGAACAACCAGGAAATCCCCACAGGCGCCAAGGCGCGCATCGCGGATACGGATACGGTCTCTGTGGCCAGTGGCTTCAACCAGATTTATATGGTGATGCCCACCCAAAAGGGCAGGCTGGAACTGTCTTGGCTGCACGATGGCCAGGAGAAAAACTGCAGCATGGATTTTGATATTCAGCATGCCAACAAGGCTGGCGGGCTGTATCTGGTGAATGCCGCATGCCTGCCCAATCAGGAGGAATTGCAATGACAAAAATGATTCGTTATCTCCCTTGGATACTGCTTTTTTCGCTGGGGTGGATGCACAGGGCATTTGCCGACTGTGCGCCTGGCGGCATCAACCACGGCACCATGATGGCAGAGGTCGTGTTGGATGTGACGGGCAATATCAAGGCGGGTGATTTTATCGGCTCAGTCCCTTTCAGCCGGGAGCAGAACGTAAACACCCCTGTGGGCCATTGTGACCCGGGGACAGAGCTTTTGCTGTATGCGTTTTCCAGCCCGGATGGCCGCAAGGCCAAATACTACGGGAATATTGATGGCCGCGAAGCCTTCTACATCTTCTATGGCGGGGCGGATTACGCCTACACCATTGAGTGGGAGGGCTACCCCTTTAGCCTGGGTGGAACCAAGAAGCCCCAGGAAGGGGAGTGGACGACGCCGAATGGCTCCATGCTGCATATTTATGCAGCGGTGGACAATCCAAAACCGCTTTACAGCTGGCAGGGTGGAGACAATGCGCCTTATCTGGGGGCGATACGCTTGACGCCAACCAACCAGCAACGTGGTTTCAGCTATCGGGCCAAGTTCAATATCAAGGCCATCACCAGCTGTGAGGTGACCAACCGGGACTTGCATATTGATTTGCCCACCATCACCGTTGACAACTTTCCCTCGACTGGATTTTCCCAGCAAGAGGCCAAGGGACAGGATTATCTGAATGTGGCTTGCTCGGGGGATATGACGGCGTCCATCCGCATCAATAGCATGTATGGCATGGCGTCTTACCAGGGCAAGAATGTGGTTTTCAAAACCCAGAACGAAGGTCAGGGGAGCAACGCATCGGGTTTTGGCTTTGTGCTGAGTTCCCCCAATTATGTGAATGGCTATTTTGCGGACAACGAAACCGTCTCGCTGGGAAAGATTGGCAGCAGCGGGGCCAGCATTCCCATCCAGGCAGAGTACTACCGCTATGGCGATAGCGTGCGCCCAGGGAGCATGCAGTCTGCCGCCTCATTCGTGATTGAGTTCAATTGAGTGTGGCAGCCACAAAAAACCGCCGGATCGGGGAGGTGCGGCGGCTGTTGGCAGGTGCCTGCAGGTGCTGGTAGGTCTCTATGGGCGCCGGGAGGCTGATTTCTGCCGGGTGTCTGGCATGGCGCCGGAGAGCGGAGGTGCTGAGGAGGAGAGGGCCTGGGCTTCCAGGTCTTGGTCGTGAATGGGGGCATAACCCGGCCCGCTGAAGGAGACATCGCCCAGGCGCCAGCCCGCGCGGCAGCGCACGGCTCCCCAAAAGCGCTGCAGCGTATACCACTGCATGGCAATCACGCCCATGCCGTTGTCGGCGTCCACCACGGGGTCGCCTACGCCCGTGGGGCGCATGGGCTCATCGTGATAGAGGGCAGTGCCAAAAAGCTGGTCCCACCAGGGCAGGACCTGGCCGAAGTTGCAGTTGTGGCGCTGGGGCCGCTGCGCATCCCGCAGCATGTGGTGATTGCGGTGAAAGCGCGGGCCTATCAACAGGCGCTCGCCCACCTTGCCCAGCCAGCCCAGGCGCAGCGCCACATTGGCGTGCGAGAAGTTTTGCACCAGCTCGCTGAGCAGCGCCAGCAGCGCGAACTCGGCGGGCTCCACGCCCATGGCCAGGGCCACGCAGGCCAGGATGATGGATTGCAACATGCCATCCAGGTAATTGCTGCGGTCATTGGCCCAGCAGCCCATCTGGCGCTGGCTATGGTGCATGCTGTGCATGGCCCACCACCAGGGAATGATGTGCTGGGCGCGGTGTATCCAGTAGTAGACGCAGTCATACACCATGTAATACACGGCAAACAACACATAGGGGTGGTCTTCAAACCACGGCAGCAGGGCCTTGAGGCCGCTGGCCTCGGTGGTCGAGGGGCCGGCGCCCAGCAAATGCGCAAACGGCATCAGCACCAGAAAGCTGAACAGTGGAAAAAGGCCCAGCAGCATCAGCAGCGTGAAGTTGCGGTCCACCGTGGTCAGGCGCCGGTCCTGCCAGTGCTCGGCGGGCAGCAGGCTCTCCAGTGGGCGCATCACCGCCGCAATCAACAGCAGCTGGATGGCGGCGATCAGCACGGCCTCTGCGATCTCGCGCGGCTCGCCGGCAGCCTGTGCAATGTCCAGGGCCTGCACCACCGGCACCACGGCCTGTGTGCTCACCCAATCGATGGCCAGCTGCCAGTGCTGGCTGAAGAACTCAAAGAAAGAAGCCATGTCCATTCATGCAATAGCACCCGGCTGTTGCGGGCCGATCAAGAATTATCGAAGACCAATATGTGCAAACTGTGGAGGGCAGAGTGCTGCGGGCAAAAAACAAGGAGCCCATGGGCTCCTTGTGTCGAGAGGTGCGGGCTTGTGCAGCTGCGGATTTATTCAGCGGTGTCTTGCTGCAGGCTGGCTTGCACCGCCAGCTTGTCGTCCACGCCGGCAAACTTGCTGTACTTGCCCAGGATGCCCACCAACTGGCCATAGGCGCGGGGATTGCCGGCCAGGCATTCGCGCTGCTCCAGGAAGTCGGCTTCGCCGGTGAAGTTGCCCACCAGGCCGCCAGCCTCGGTCACCAGCAGGCTGCCGGCGGCGATGTCCCAGATGGACAGGCCGGTTTCAAAGAAACCATCGGTGAAGCCGGCGGCCACATAGGCCAGGTCCAGCGCGGCAGAGCCGGGGCGGCGCACGCCGGCCACGCGCTCGGTCACGTCGGCAAACATCTGCAGGTATTGGCGCAGATTGTCGCCGGGACGGAAGGGGAAACCGGTGGAGACCAGGCAGTCCTTGAGCTGGGCACGCTTGGAGACGCGGATGCGGCGCTCGTTCAGGAAGGCGCCACGGCCACGGGTGGCGGTGAACAAGTCGTTGCGGCTGGGGTCATACACCACGGCGTGCTCGATCTTGCCCTTGTAGGTCAGGGCAATGCTGACGCAGTACACGGGGAAGCCGTGGATGAAGTTGGTGGTGCCGTCCAGGGGATCGATGATCCAGATGTGGTCGGAGTTCTTGTTGCCGTATTCGGTGCCGGATTCTTCGGCCAGGATGCCATGCTGGGGATAGGCGCCCAACAGGGTTTCGATGATGGTGCGCTCGGAAGCCTGGTCCACCTCGGTCACAAAGTCGTTGACCTGCTTTTGTGCCACGCGCACGTTCTCCACATCGAGGGCAGCGCGGTTGATGACAGCGCCAGCGGCGCGGGCGGCCTTGATGGCCACGTTGAGCATGGGGTGCAGGTTGGTCGACATAGATTGTGTAAGCGTTGGGGGCT comes from Comamonas sp. GB3 AK4-5 and encodes:
- a CDS encoding fimbria/pilus outer membrane usher protein — encoded protein: MAKFAMAEDYYHADLLRIGGEALQTEEKIAVLADNEFLPGTYEVRLNINRKLAMVREVDFVLYQGHVTPCLSKELLTELGLKLHDAEEFAWEGQSCVDSSKLDYVDFIVNWENRSLNLTVPQIHVDEKRLLKAQEKLWDNGVNHFSMNYAFSSYTTQDSSSNQYLNLRPRVNIGAWRLQNYSVWTNQSSWNHINTSASRSLVAIRSEVSLGDTYSSSSMFDSLKLRGMSLQSSEQMRSANERGYVPAISGIANTDALLTVVQNGNIIYRANVPAGPYAITDYYPASMGGDLTVSLREADGEVKTSIVPYAALPIMEKKGRFKYSFSSGRLQEDTGPVSNQYVNQLEVVYGLTEQHTVYSGLQVSQNYKAVVLGVGSNLGSWGALATDLTRSSHKLPEGRTELGNALKLNYAKGFETSTMLSMTYSRSLNNGFARFRSAVMSPDSDREKAQLNLALSQTLPNGLGGLSMNMSRYEHQSGQSTLSYSLGYNGSYKSITYGVYVNKYSNEWSFGGNTGSSVSVTASIPLSLLTGQTRSNTSVSYSASRDQNQDMDQSVRLSGTAMDNQLSWGGYQGYGNHGMGAYGGMSGTYRSNMGDVNASYAYAGGGNRNWGFGAVGAMTVTPYGAVMSRSLHESNALVVVPDAKNVRVKNQASIETNRWGLAIVPGMGAFRSNTVSLSTDTIPDNVEIENNVVTNLFPTKGALILSRFETRLGYKALFVVNNQEIPTGAKARIADTDTVSVASGFNQIYMVMPTQKGRLELSWLHDGQEKNCSMDFDIQHANKAGGLYLVNAACLPNQEELQ
- a CDS encoding inositol monophosphatase family protein — encoded protein: MSTNLHPMLNVAIKAARAAGAVINRAALDVENVRVAQKQVNDFVTEVDQASERTIIETLLGAYPQHGILAEESGTEYGNKNSDHIWIIDPLDGTTNFIHGFPVYCVSIALTYKGKIEHAVVYDPSRNDLFTATRGRGAFLNERRIRVSKRAQLKDCLVSTGFPFRPGDNLRQYLQMFADVTERVAGVRRPGSAALDLAYVAAGFTDGFFETGLSIWDIAAGSLLVTEAGGLVGNFTGEADFLEQRECLAGNPRAYGQLVGILGKYSKFAGVDDKLAVQASLQQDTAE
- a CDS encoding sterol desaturase family protein, producing MASFFEFFSQHWQLAIDWVSTQAVVPVVQALDIAQAAGEPREIAEAVLIAAIQLLLIAAVMRPLESLLPAEHWQDRRLTTVDRNFTLLMLLGLFPLFSFLVLMPFAHLLGAGPSTTEASGLKALLPWFEDHPYVLFAVYYMVYDCVYYWIHRAQHIIPWWWAMHSMHHSQRQMGCWANDRSNYLDGMLQSIILACVALAMGVEPAEFALLALLSELVQNFSHANVALRLGWLGKVGERLLIGPRFHRNHHMLRDAQRPQRHNCNFGQVLPWWDQLFGTALYHDEPMRPTGVGDPVVDADNGMGVIAMQWYTLQRFWGAVRCRAGWRLGDVSFSGPGYAPIHDQDLEAQALSSSAPPLSGAMPDTRQKSASRRP
- a CDS encoding molecular chaperone, with translation MIKKILFLVATTCVGLSNSWAAFSVEATRLVYEESNKSEQVTVANKGGKNYLVQSWIEDASGKHTMDFLAVAPLFKLKGDSKQSIQIIRNSAQPTDRESLYWINIKFVEPTSKDGVNVLRYSLVNRIKLLHRPDVLRDVQVAEEVKKLKVAVEGKQLVLENPSAVYINTNNIYVNEQAVENPGYIAPHSSARIDLEEAPKSKSLVRVNYINDYGVSLNQEFGIQ
- a CDS encoding fimbrial protein encodes the protein MKSYFLKPILCAALLAAGVAHAQSASTNTGRVYMKGKIIASTCEVVVNGQPGAKDATVNMGTYGVADFKKAGDLVGGSGMEGQVKFELTNCPEGKSQAKLQLEATTVSGDKYTIKLDDGSNNAGNVGIQLFDKKEMANPLSLSLVHNYPIDKGTNKATIELVGKYVSLADTVTPGDANGNFNYKISYN
- a CDS encoding fimbrial protein, with the protein product MTKMIRYLPWILLFSLGWMHRAFADCAPGGINHGTMMAEVVLDVTGNIKAGDFIGSVPFSREQNVNTPVGHCDPGTELLLYAFSSPDGRKAKYYGNIDGREAFYIFYGGADYAYTIEWEGYPFSLGGTKKPQEGEWTTPNGSMLHIYAAVDNPKPLYSWQGGDNAPYLGAIRLTPTNQQRGFSYRAKFNIKAITSCEVTNRDLHIDLPTITVDNFPSTGFSQQEAKGQDYLNVACSGDMTASIRINSMYGMASYQGKNVVFKTQNEGQGSNASGFGFVLSSPNYVNGYFADNETVSLGKIGSSGASIPIQAEYYRYGDSVRPGSMQSAASFVIEFN